A DNA window from Luteolibacter luteus contains the following coding sequences:
- a CDS encoding glycoside hydrolase family 35 protein, whose translation MSFSWPGGRLCLLLAAIGLASNVVSAGEFEVSGDKFVLDGKPFQIRSGEIHYSRVPASEWRSRIQMARAMGLNTICTYVFWNYHETKKGEFDFSGEKDVAQFIRICGEEGMKAIVRPGPYVCAEWDLGGIPAWILAERGVKLRTTDPRYLEPAKAWMKKMGAMIEPFTAAKGGPVIMVQLENEYGNTIKNDRQYLLDLQTAIRGGGYTGMLFTCDSAFPEALTKGSIPGLVKAVNFGDRAENAFRQLETANPGQPSFTAEFWVGWFDQWQRGHMRGDTRQKSAELAWMMEKGASFNLYMFHGGSTRGMWAGANFESRYYPTTCGYDYDAPLDESGRPTAKYNAFRQIIGNRLKDEKLPELPVMKPAGSVGSIQLDEVADLSSAITTTKCEDALPSMEEAGLGNGFILYRGNVEGPVETTLDLGKVKDRVYVMVDGGLIGIGGRSTQTGGVPMKIDAGNHQIDFLVENMGRVNYGSMDEERKGLEAMPDLGGATFSNVSYGLVPATSPPAANFTKSGEETPPKGITLRKGKFKLDTPVDTWLDMSGFGRGVVWLNGRNLGRYWSAGPSQTIFIPAAWQRTGEENELIVLELETSASPDLVRTSSHQIWETPVR comes from the coding sequence ATGTCTTTTTCTTGGCCTGGAGGTCGGCTGTGCCTGCTTCTCGCAGCAATCGGGCTGGCGTCCAATGTGGTCAGTGCGGGCGAGTTTGAAGTCTCCGGCGACAAGTTCGTGCTGGACGGCAAGCCCTTCCAGATTCGTTCGGGAGAGATTCATTACTCCCGCGTACCTGCCTCCGAGTGGCGTAGCCGGATCCAGATGGCGAGAGCGATGGGGCTGAACACCATCTGCACTTACGTCTTCTGGAATTACCACGAGACCAAGAAGGGCGAGTTCGATTTCTCCGGGGAGAAGGATGTCGCGCAATTTATCCGGATCTGCGGAGAGGAGGGGATGAAGGCCATCGTCCGTCCGGGTCCTTACGTCTGCGCTGAGTGGGACTTGGGAGGCATCCCGGCATGGATCCTGGCGGAGAGGGGAGTGAAACTTCGAACGACGGATCCCCGCTATCTGGAACCTGCGAAGGCTTGGATGAAGAAGATGGGTGCGATGATCGAGCCCTTCACGGCGGCCAAGGGCGGACCGGTGATCATGGTCCAACTCGAGAACGAGTATGGGAACACGATCAAGAACGACCGCCAGTATCTTCTCGATCTTCAGACCGCGATTCGAGGAGGTGGCTACACGGGGATGCTTTTCACCTGTGACAGCGCTTTTCCGGAGGCTTTGACCAAGGGAAGTATCCCCGGGCTGGTGAAGGCCGTTAATTTCGGCGACAGGGCGGAGAATGCTTTCCGCCAGTTGGAGACGGCCAATCCGGGCCAGCCATCATTCACCGCGGAGTTCTGGGTCGGCTGGTTCGACCAATGGCAACGCGGACATATGCGCGGCGATACCCGTCAGAAATCAGCCGAGCTTGCATGGATGATGGAGAAGGGAGCCTCCTTCAATCTCTACATGTTTCATGGCGGCAGCACCAGGGGGATGTGGGCGGGTGCGAATTTCGAGAGTCGCTATTACCCCACCACTTGCGGATACGATTACGATGCACCCTTGGATGAATCCGGACGTCCGACCGCCAAGTACAACGCGTTCCGGCAGATCATCGGCAATCGTCTCAAGGACGAGAAGCTTCCGGAGTTACCCGTGATGAAACCCGCGGGGTCGGTCGGCAGCATTCAGCTGGATGAGGTGGCGGATCTTTCCAGCGCTATCACGACCACCAAGTGCGAAGATGCATTGCCAAGCATGGAAGAAGCTGGCTTGGGCAACGGCTTCATCCTTTATCGTGGAAATGTCGAGGGACCTGTCGAGACCACGCTGGATCTAGGCAAGGTGAAGGACCGCGTTTACGTCATGGTTGATGGCGGCCTGATAGGAATTGGGGGGCGCTCTACCCAGACCGGAGGGGTCCCGATGAAGATCGATGCAGGCAATCATCAGATCGATTTCCTCGTCGAGAACATGGGTCGTGTGAATTACGGCTCAATGGATGAGGAGCGGAAGGGATTGGAAGCAATGCCCGACCTTGGGGGCGCAACCTTTTCCAATGTCTCCTATGGACTTGTCCCGGCGACGAGTCCCCCAGCCGCGAATTTCACGAAATCCGGCGAGGAGACCCCACCCAAGGGAATCACCCTCCGGAAAGGAAAATTCAAGCTCGATACCCCGGTCGATACCTGGCTGGACATGAGCGGATTCGGCCGGGGCGTGGTGTGGCTGAATGGTCGCAATCTCGGCCGCTACTGGAGCGCCGGTCCAAGCCAAACCATCTTCATTCCCGCAGCCTGGCAACGGACGGGCGAGGAGAACGAACTCATCGTTTTGGAACTCGAAACGTCCGCAAGTCCCGACCTCGTTCGCACTTCAAGTCACCAGATTTGGGAAACTCCAGTACGTTAG
- a CDS encoding RCC1 domain-containing protein, with protein MKRRILPLSRIGAVVAVFLTSSGASSAVVQETIAGGSYHSVLLRSNGTVWSWGNNSAGQLGNNSTTHSSVPVQASGLDSVTAVETGNNHVLALRNGEVWAWGSNNYGQLGVGSTTNSSIPIKVKNPAGTAFLSNIVAIQAGGEFCIALSSTGIMYTWGANNSGQIGDGTTTNRNLPKEISLGQAAVGIAAGSAHAFAILQDGSVRAWGTGNIGQLGIGTTGVRTSPVTVPGLTGVSKIAAGPHHTLALMNDGTLKAWGWNANGRLGNGGVADSNSPVAVSILTGVTAISAGAEHSLAIRGSDNTAWGWGNNSDGRLGISTTYSNVPVQIPMPGTVEGISGGGYHTLATTTDGAIWAFGLNDFGQVGDGIQPTRLVPEQVAALGPVKALSSVSTHVLALGTDGRLWAWGENAGRLGDGGTAASPFPVAVATSDEITQVSAGYTFSLALKANKTVLAWGDNASGQLGDSSYTPRTAPVAVSGLTNVKKISAGYQHALALLEDGTVKAWGDGYFGQLGNGTGATSNSPISVTTVGTGVSDISAGDFCSLMLKNGEVWACGSNFGGEVGDGTYDQRNTPLKIANFNNVTAISAGGLYCLALKSDKTVWAWGSNYTGQLGNGLATDQLAPVQVSGLTNVVAIKAGVNHSMAIKSDGTVWTWGYNGAGQLGNGTTTVSYSPVQVTRMGGAKAISSGDGFSFAIKGDGHLMAWGRAVKGAMGDGIVSGAPALVLGINRLHGTPSLTMTPADATVVPMGSSVNVAGTYTPADAAISAASFYSRGVELNVDLVAPFAWRFSPHTYGDIEINQAGMDALGVASKPRSIQLRVPYDHDADGLPDWWEVSHFGNLAQGPSGDANGDGVNNLAHFDQGTDPIDPDPDNDGIPNGVDPSPLAPATIAIESASGKLHVWAPLEQ; from the coding sequence ATGAAGCGCAGAATTTTGCCATTAAGCCGCATCGGTGCGGTCGTCGCCGTTTTTCTTACTAGCTCCGGCGCTTCCTCTGCGGTCGTCCAAGAGACGATCGCGGGCGGTTCTTATCACAGCGTGTTGCTGCGTTCGAATGGCACCGTTTGGTCATGGGGAAACAATTCCGCCGGGCAACTCGGTAACAACTCGACGACCCACAGCAGCGTGCCTGTCCAGGCATCCGGTCTCGACTCGGTCACAGCGGTTGAAACGGGAAACAACCATGTCTTGGCGCTGAGAAATGGTGAGGTCTGGGCTTGGGGATCGAACAATTACGGTCAGCTGGGCGTTGGTTCGACCACCAACAGTTCAATCCCGATCAAGGTCAAGAACCCTGCGGGCACCGCGTTTCTATCGAATATCGTCGCGATCCAAGCCGGAGGTGAGTTCTGCATTGCTCTCTCGTCCACCGGGATCATGTATACGTGGGGTGCCAACAACTCCGGACAGATTGGAGATGGAACTACTACCAATCGGAACCTTCCGAAGGAAATATCCTTGGGCCAAGCGGCCGTAGGAATCGCTGCGGGTTCTGCCCACGCTTTTGCCATTCTCCAGGACGGCTCCGTAAGAGCGTGGGGTACCGGCAATATCGGTCAACTCGGCATCGGAACAACGGGGGTCCGTACTTCTCCAGTAACCGTGCCGGGCTTGACAGGCGTCTCGAAGATCGCAGCGGGCCCCCATCACACCTTGGCGCTGATGAACGATGGCACGTTGAAGGCTTGGGGCTGGAATGCCAACGGCCGTCTGGGGAATGGAGGCGTAGCGGATTCCAATAGTCCGGTGGCAGTGTCCATTCTAACGGGAGTGACCGCAATCAGTGCCGGTGCCGAGCATTCACTCGCCATCAGAGGTAGCGATAACACCGCATGGGGTTGGGGGAACAATAGTGACGGGCGTCTGGGGATCTCAACAACATACTCCAATGTCCCCGTGCAAATTCCCATGCCGGGAACCGTCGAGGGCATCTCTGGCGGCGGATATCACACTTTGGCTACGACGACTGACGGAGCAATCTGGGCATTTGGCCTGAACGATTTCGGCCAGGTGGGCGATGGTATTCAGCCTACCCGGCTGGTTCCGGAGCAAGTGGCGGCCTTGGGCCCGGTGAAGGCCCTGTCATCGGTCTCGACTCACGTTTTGGCATTGGGCACGGACGGTCGCTTATGGGCTTGGGGTGAAAATGCCGGCAGGCTCGGCGATGGCGGGACGGCAGCAAGTCCGTTTCCCGTGGCTGTGGCGACCTCGGATGAGATCACCCAAGTCAGCGCCGGTTACACGTTTTCCTTGGCACTCAAGGCCAACAAGACGGTGCTAGCTTGGGGGGACAATGCCTCAGGGCAACTGGGAGACTCGAGCTATACCCCCCGCACCGCGCCGGTGGCGGTAAGCGGGTTGACGAACGTGAAGAAAATCAGCGCGGGTTACCAGCATGCTTTGGCGCTGCTCGAAGATGGAACGGTGAAGGCTTGGGGGGACGGCTATTTTGGACAACTTGGAAACGGCACCGGAGCTACAAGCAACAGCCCGATTTCGGTGACCACCGTGGGAACCGGTGTGAGTGACATCAGCGCAGGCGACTTCTGTTCCCTGATGCTCAAGAATGGCGAGGTGTGGGCATGCGGAAGCAACTTTGGCGGTGAAGTGGGTGACGGAACCTACGACCAGCGCAACACCCCCTTGAAGATAGCGAATTTCAACAATGTCACCGCCATCAGTGCCGGTGGCTTGTACTGCCTTGCATTGAAATCGGACAAGACGGTCTGGGCTTGGGGAAGTAATTACACCGGGCAACTGGGGAACGGACTTGCGACTGACCAATTGGCCCCGGTTCAAGTAAGCGGGCTGACAAACGTGGTGGCAATCAAGGCTGGAGTGAACCACTCGATGGCGATCAAGAGCGACGGGACCGTATGGACTTGGGGCTACAACGGCGCGGGGCAACTTGGGAACGGAACCACGACTGTCTCCTACTCGCCCGTGCAGGTAACCCGCATGGGAGGAGCCAAAGCGATAAGCAGCGGCGACGGTTTCAGCTTTGCGATCAAAGGAGATGGCCACCTGATGGCATGGGGACGGGCGGTGAAGGGAGCCATGGGGGACGGAATCGTTTCCGGAGCACCGGCACTGGTGCTGGGAATCAATCGTCTCCATGGGACGCCGAGCCTAACCATGACCCCGGCGGATGCAACGGTCGTTCCGATGGGTAGCAGCGTCAATGTCGCCGGGACCTATACGCCGGCTGATGCGGCAATTTCGGCAGCATCCTTTTACTCGCGGGGTGTTGAGCTCAATGTCGACCTTGTTGCGCCCTTTGCATGGCGGTTTTCACCCCATACCTACGGAGACATCGAAATCAACCAGGCGGGGATGGATGCTTTAGGAGTAGCCTCGAAGCCCCGGTCGATCCAGCTGCGAGTGCCATATGATCATGATGCCGATGGCCTTCCCGACTGGTGGGAGGTCAGCCATTTCGGAAATCTTGCCCAAGGTCCCTCGGGTGATGCCAACGGCGACGGAGTCAACAATTTGGCCCATTTCGACCAAGGAACTGACCCGATCGATCCCGACCCCGACAATGACGGTATTCCGAATGGAGTCGACCCGTCTCCGCTCGCGCCTGCGACCATCGCGATAGAGTCAGCTTCGGGGAAGCTGCACGTCTGGGCTCCTCTCGAACAGTAG
- the cas2 gene encoding CRISPR-associated endonuclease Cas2: MYVLVTYDVNTSTPAGKARLRRTAKACLDYGQRVQNSVFECKVDPAQFVAMRGRLLEIIDPATDSLRFYHLGSNWQHRVEHHGADPGYDVEGPLVI, from the coding sequence ATGTACGTACTCGTGACCTATGATGTGAATACCTCGACGCCAGCCGGGAAAGCACGGCTCCGCCGCACGGCAAAGGCCTGCTTGGATTATGGGCAGCGGGTTCAGAACTCGGTCTTTGAGTGCAAGGTGGACCCTGCGCAATTTGTCGCGATGCGAGGCCGGCTGTTGGAAATCATCGACCCGGCGACTGACAGCCTGCGTTTCTATCACCTGGGGTCGAACTGGCAGCACCGGGTGGAACATCACGGGGCGGATCCGGGGTACGACGTGGAAGGCCCTCTTGTGATCTAG
- the cas1c gene encoding type I-C CRISPR-associated endonuclease Cas1c has protein sequence MKRHLNTLFVTLEGAYLRKDGAAVEIRHEGETKLRVPLHNLEGIACFGWDIGASAALMAACSEAGVAFSFHNPHGKFLAATRGFTSGNILLRREQYRRADDEACAVAIAANMLAAKLANSRQVLMRTARDHGGSSPARATALGQAADSLAVRAGLLGRATTLDSLRGIEGDAAATYFGVFPHLLVNHDPGVFITGRSRRPPLDPVNALLSFLYSLLMHDCRSALEGCGLDPQCGFLHRDRPGRPSLALDLMEEFRAFLSDRVALTLINRRQITAGDFRREESGAVLLKEDSRKEVLVAWQERKQVEITHPFLDEKVTIGLLPHLQARLLARHLRGDLDAYPAFLAK, from the coding sequence GTGAAACGGCATCTCAATACACTCTTCGTCACTCTGGAAGGTGCCTACCTGAGAAAGGATGGCGCTGCCGTGGAGATCCGCCATGAGGGCGAAACGAAGCTCCGCGTGCCGCTCCACAATCTGGAAGGCATCGCCTGCTTCGGCTGGGACATCGGCGCCTCCGCCGCGCTCATGGCCGCATGCTCGGAGGCAGGAGTGGCTTTCTCCTTCCACAATCCCCACGGCAAGTTCCTGGCGGCCACGCGCGGCTTCACCTCCGGGAATATCCTCCTGCGGCGGGAGCAGTACCGGCGTGCAGATGACGAGGCCTGTGCGGTCGCGATCGCGGCAAACATGCTGGCGGCGAAGCTGGCGAACAGCCGGCAGGTGCTCATGCGCACCGCCCGCGACCATGGCGGAAGCTCCCCGGCGCGGGCGACGGCCCTGGGACAAGCGGCGGATTCCCTCGCGGTGCGCGCCGGCCTGCTCGGCCGCGCGACGACGCTCGATTCGCTTCGGGGAATCGAGGGCGATGCCGCCGCCACTTACTTCGGCGTCTTCCCGCATCTGCTGGTGAATCACGATCCCGGCGTCTTCATCACCGGCAGGTCTCGGCGCCCGCCGCTCGATCCGGTGAATGCGCTGCTGTCCTTCCTCTACTCGCTGCTCATGCACGATTGCCGGAGCGCCTTGGAAGGCTGCGGGCTGGATCCTCAGTGCGGCTTTCTCCACCGGGATCGGCCCGGGCGGCCATCCTTAGCTCTGGATCTTATGGAGGAGTTCCGCGCCTTTCTCTCCGACCGAGTCGCGCTCACGCTCATCAACCGCCGCCAGATTACCGCGGGGGACTTCCGCAGGGAGGAATCCGGAGCTGTCCTGCTGAAGGAAGATTCGCGCAAGGAAGTCTTGGTAGCATGGCAGGAGAGAAAGCAGGTTGAGATCACGCACCCCTTCCTGGATGAGAAGGTCACGATTGGTTTGCTACCTCACTTGCAAGCGCGGCTGCTCGCCCGTCACCTGCGCGGGGATTTGGATGCTTATCCTGCCTTTCTCGCGAAATGA
- the cas4 gene encoding CRISPR-associated protein Cas4 gives MYPEDQLIPISALQHWLYCPRQCALIHLEQAWSENRFTAEGRAMHARAHEGPDESRAGVRITRGLPVRSLRLGISGQCDVVEFHTGGRILPVEYKRGKPKSHRADEVQLCAQALCLEEMQGTAIPGGCLYYGERRRRTEVNFDAELRDLVASTVQAVHACFAGGITPLAEYEARRCDACSLIGICQPQSLRFRRGAAAWFDQRLRASLLSSGDLP, from the coding sequence ATGTATCCCGAGGACCAGCTCATCCCGATCTCGGCCTTGCAGCACTGGCTGTATTGCCCGCGGCAGTGTGCGCTGATCCATCTGGAGCAGGCGTGGAGCGAGAACCGCTTCACGGCGGAGGGGCGAGCGATGCATGCGCGCGCCCATGAGGGGCCGGATGAATCGAGGGCCGGGGTCCGCATCACGCGCGGGCTGCCGGTTCGTTCCCTGCGCTTGGGAATCTCCGGCCAGTGCGATGTGGTGGAGTTCCACACCGGCGGGCGGATCCTGCCCGTCGAATACAAGCGCGGCAAACCGAAGTCCCATCGGGCGGATGAGGTGCAGCTCTGCGCCCAGGCGCTGTGTCTGGAAGAAATGCAAGGCACCGCGATTCCCGGCGGCTGCCTCTACTACGGGGAACGCCGCCGCCGCACCGAGGTGAACTTCGATGCGGAACTGCGGGACCTGGTCGCCTCCACGGTGCAGGCGGTCCATGCCTGCTTCGCGGGCGGGATCACGCCCCTCGCCGAATACGAGGCACGGCGCTGCGATGCCTGCTCGCTGATCGGCATTTGCCAACCCCAGTCGCTGCGCTTCCGGAGAGGCGCGGCGGCGTGGTTCGACCAACGTCTCCGGGCCTCCCTCCTTTCCTCCGGCGATCTCCCGTGA
- the cas7c gene encoding type I-C CRISPR-associated protein Cas7/Csd2 yields the protein MNHRYDFLFLFDCQDANPNGDPDAGNLPRIDVETGQGLVTDVCIKRKIRNFVALTSGNADGKRIYFTEGGVHNNQHKEAHKAVGIPEKEGKSPKDGLRDKATEWMCGTYYDVRTFGAVMSTEVNCGQVRGPVQLSFARSIDPVVSSEHAITRSSVTNEKDAEKERTMGRKFTIPYGLYKAQGFVNPYLALQTGFDDGDLELLFQSLENAFQFDQTAARPAGSMSPRGLIVFKHENQLGKAPSHKLFDAVQIKKKDGVEVPRSFSDYEVTIDRSAIPDGVEIIERI from the coding sequence ATGAATCATCGCTACGACTTCCTCTTCCTCTTCGATTGCCAAGACGCGAATCCCAACGGGGACCCGGACGCGGGCAATCTCCCCCGCATCGACGTGGAGACCGGCCAAGGTCTGGTCACCGACGTATGCATCAAGCGCAAGATCCGCAACTTCGTGGCTCTGACCTCGGGTAATGCCGATGGAAAAAGGATCTATTTCACCGAGGGCGGCGTTCACAACAACCAACACAAGGAAGCTCACAAGGCCGTGGGTATCCCCGAGAAGGAGGGGAAATCCCCGAAAGACGGGCTGCGCGACAAGGCGACGGAATGGATGTGCGGGACCTACTACGATGTTCGTACTTTTGGCGCGGTCATGTCCACCGAGGTCAACTGCGGCCAGGTTCGCGGTCCTGTGCAGCTTTCGTTCGCCCGCTCGATTGATCCCGTGGTTTCGAGCGAGCATGCGATCACTCGTTCTTCGGTCACGAATGAGAAGGATGCCGAAAAGGAGCGCACGATGGGTCGGAAGTTTACCATTCCTTATGGTCTCTACAAGGCGCAGGGCTTCGTGAATCCGTACCTCGCGCTGCAAACCGGCTTTGATGACGGGGACCTTGAGTTGCTTTTCCAATCGCTGGAAAACGCATTCCAGTTCGACCAAACCGCCGCCCGTCCGGCCGGTAGCATGTCCCCCCGCGGGCTGATCGTATTCAAGCATGAGAATCAATTGGGAAAGGCTCCCAGCCACAAGCTTTTCGATGCGGTGCAGATCAAGAAGAAGGATGGCGTGGAGGTTCCCCGGTCCTTCTCTGACTACGAGGTGACGATCGACCGCTCCGCGATTCCTGATGGAGTGGAGATCATCGAGAGGATCTAG
- the cas8c gene encoding type I-C CRISPR-associated protein Cas8c/Csd1 → MILQSLHELYGRLADDSSYEIAPPGSSPQKISFEVILNCDGSFDVHDYRKPDAKGKLQNDIVLVPGEAKPSGSGINPCFLWDNQTYLLGRQPVDKADGFGASRFEAFRDKHLVLEKEIGDESFSAVCRFLREWKPERIAEFPILDELLTGFGIFRLQGEKRPVHEAPAVQAWWRKTLSQEEPGTSAQCLISGAVGPVARLHPKIKGVTGAQSSGASLVSFNASAYESYGKEQSYNSPVGEDAAFRYGTALNSLLTGPKSSKHRIRIGDTTTVFWTEKPTAMEDCFAGLISSGSQAVEEAQDEIQRERITRLLEAVRSGGHFQEFGDPDTPFFILGLAPNAARLSVRFFHRSTVGELLTKLHDHHRCMEMVRQFTTASGKGFPDPEFPAVWQILRETARVVDEIPPLLGGGLLRSIVEGTPYAEGLFSSVIRRIHADRTIGYLRASILKAILVRNHRQSFPVMLDPANNEPAYLLGRLFAALEKTQEDALGNLNAGLRDRFYSAASATPASVFPRILRTYGHHLGKLQTGARITREKLIQDIVGPISSFPNQLNLRSQGVFAIGYYHQRKAFFTKKDNGNGASE, encoded by the coding sequence ATGATCCTCCAATCTCTCCATGAACTCTACGGCCGGCTTGCGGATGATTCTTCCTATGAGATCGCCCCACCCGGATCCTCGCCTCAGAAGATCAGCTTTGAAGTGATCCTGAATTGCGATGGTAGCTTCGATGTCCACGACTACCGGAAGCCGGATGCGAAGGGGAAACTTCAGAACGATATTGTGCTGGTTCCCGGTGAAGCGAAACCATCCGGCTCGGGAATCAATCCCTGTTTCCTGTGGGATAACCAGACCTATCTCTTGGGCCGTCAGCCGGTGGACAAGGCCGATGGCTTCGGGGCAAGCCGCTTCGAGGCGTTTCGGGACAAGCATCTGGTGCTGGAGAAAGAGATCGGGGATGAGTCTTTCTCGGCGGTCTGCCGCTTCCTGAGGGAGTGGAAGCCGGAGCGCATCGCGGAATTCCCGATTCTCGACGAATTGCTCACCGGCTTTGGCATCTTCCGGCTGCAAGGGGAGAAGAGGCCCGTTCATGAAGCACCCGCCGTGCAGGCTTGGTGGCGGAAGACGCTATCTCAGGAAGAACCGGGTACTTCCGCCCAATGCCTCATTTCCGGAGCAGTGGGGCCTGTCGCCCGTCTGCATCCGAAAATCAAAGGAGTAACCGGTGCGCAGTCTTCCGGTGCTTCCCTTGTATCCTTCAATGCCTCTGCCTACGAATCCTATGGCAAGGAGCAAAGCTACAATTCTCCGGTGGGTGAAGACGCGGCCTTCCGCTATGGGACCGCATTGAATTCCCTGCTCACCGGACCGAAGTCTTCCAAACACCGCATCCGCATTGGAGATACCACGACCGTCTTTTGGACGGAGAAGCCGACTGCGATGGAAGACTGCTTTGCCGGGTTGATTTCCTCCGGTTCACAGGCGGTGGAAGAGGCGCAGGACGAAATTCAACGCGAGCGGATCACCCGGCTGCTGGAAGCGGTCCGCAGCGGGGGACACTTCCAAGAGTTCGGCGACCCCGATACTCCGTTTTTCATTCTGGGACTGGCCCCGAATGCCGCGCGCCTCTCCGTCCGTTTCTTCCATCGCTCCACCGTGGGAGAACTCCTGACGAAACTCCACGACCATCACCGCTGCATGGAGATGGTGAGGCAGTTCACCACCGCATCCGGGAAAGGGTTTCCCGATCCCGAGTTCCCTGCCGTCTGGCAGATCCTGCGGGAGACCGCTCGGGTGGTGGACGAGATACCGCCCCTGCTCGGGGGAGGACTCCTTCGCTCCATCGTGGAAGGCACTCCTTATGCGGAGGGGCTCTTCTCCTCTGTTATCCGTCGTATCCATGCCGATCGCACGATCGGGTATCTCAGAGCTTCCATCCTCAAGGCCATACTGGTCCGCAATCACCGCCAATCCTTCCCTGTCATGCTTGATCCAGCTAACAATGAACCCGCCTACCTCCTCGGACGCCTCTTTGCAGCCTTGGAGAAAACGCAGGAAGACGCCCTCGGGAATCTCAACGCCGGGCTCCGCGACCGGTTTTATAGCGCCGCTTCCGCGACTCCCGCCAGTGTCTTTCCGCGCATCCTGCGAACCTATGGTCATCATCTGGGGAAGCTTCAGACCGGGGCTCGGATCACTCGCGAGAAGTTGATCCAAGACATTGTAGGTCCGATTTCCAGCTTTCCGAACCAGCTCAATCTCCGGAGCCAAGGCGTCTTCGCCATCGGCTACTACCATCAGCGGAAGGCCTTCTTCACGAAGAAGGACAACGGCAACGGCGCTTCGGAATGA
- the cas5c gene encoding type I-C CRISPR-associated protein Cas5c, with protein sequence MKYGITLKISGDYALFSRPEMKVERVSYDVMTPSAARGILEAIYWKPQIRWIVDEIHVLNPIRFTNIRRNEVSSKIPVKGSSGVNAAMQDPEIRPYMDVAENRQQRASLLLKDVAYVIRAHVRVLDARLEKGGDQIPLPEPEAVGKHLEMFKRRARRGQAFQQPYFGCREFPVRFELIEEEADLPKPHDSFAGEKDLGFMLHDIEFDADRATRRVRSTTPHFFRASLVDGVIKVPKLPFAIRA encoded by the coding sequence ATGAAATACGGAATAACCCTCAAGATCTCCGGCGATTACGCGCTCTTCAGCCGACCGGAGATGAAAGTCGAGCGAGTCTCCTACGATGTGATGACGCCCTCTGCCGCACGCGGCATTTTGGAGGCCATCTATTGGAAGCCTCAGATCCGCTGGATCGTGGATGAGATCCATGTCCTGAACCCGATCCGCTTCACCAATATCCGGCGTAACGAGGTCTCCTCGAAGATCCCAGTAAAAGGATCTTCCGGCGTGAACGCCGCGATGCAGGATCCGGAGATTCGTCCCTACATGGATGTCGCGGAAAACCGCCAGCAGCGGGCCTCGTTACTTCTAAAGGATGTGGCTTACGTCATCAGGGCTCACGTGAGGGTTCTCGATGCACGGCTGGAGAAAGGCGGCGATCAGATTCCACTCCCGGAGCCGGAAGCCGTGGGCAAGCATTTGGAAATGTTCAAGCGCCGCGCGAGGAGAGGGCAGGCCTTCCAGCAGCCGTACTTCGGTTGTCGCGAGTTTCCGGTGCGCTTCGAGTTGATCGAAGAGGAGGCGGACCTTCCTAAGCCGCACGACTCCTTTGCGGGGGAGAAGGATCTTGGCTTCATGCTGCATGATATCGAGTTCGATGCGGATCGCGCCACCCGCCGGGTGAGATCCACCACCCCGCACTTCTTCCGGGCTAGCCTTGTCGATGGTGTCATCAAGGTGCCGAAACTTCCCTTCGCGATAAGAGCATGA